AAGGTGGAACGCGTGGGTAAGATTGTCCAGGGCGGCGAGTTTGGAGGCGCAACGAATGTGCAAGGGTATAAGCTTGATTACCTCTTTACCCGGTATTCCGTCCACAAAGTAGGCAATCGGGAATACGAAATTACGGAAGAATACACCCAATCCAACCCCGGAGGCTGGTCTGCGGACCTGTACAAAAATGGATAATATCACCAAGGGCGACCCAATTAAGGCGGATTGGGCCAATGCTCTTACAAATGCCGTCAATGCGGCCGCGCATGGCAAAACAGCCTTGCGCGGTGGCGGCGGACAGAACGTTTTCATTTCCCCTTATCAGCGCGGTTCCCGCCCCCTGGCCTTTGATTTGGTGGAAATCACGGATGATGAGGAAGGTAGCCTTTCCGGCAAGATCTCCGGGGGAGTGCTGTTGTCCGCATACAAAGAGGAACAGGAAAAAAAATATCGCTGAAAACGGAATGCATGGAAATCAGCGAATATGAAGAAACCTTCCAATCAGGCGATCAGGTGTGGGTCCATGTGACCTATGATCCGGACACATGGGAGGCATATGTTGCAATCCTGGAAAAAGGGAAAGAACCGCCGGAGGCAGAAGAGGGTGAGGCCTACATTATTGTTGGCGAGTTTGAGGAACGCGACCAATCCATTATCTACAGGCACAAAGGAATTACCTGTATCAACTGGGATGCAATCAAATGGGAATTTGAGGAATTCAAGCTCAAGACGGATCCTTTGTGCGCTCTGGAACTCAAGGAAGAAGAGAACGAAAAGGAATTGACTCTGAATATTGAATCTTCCAGTGAAGAAGAAGATTTGGGTGCCGACAGCAATTTGAAGGTATGGCTGGTGCAGAAAAAGGGGAAAGGAGAGGGCGGGGCAGAAGATGGGCCGGTCAGGCTTGGCGTGAGAATTAAAGATTCACGGAGTTTTCAGCAGGTGCAGCCGGGAGACGGCCTTGAATGGAAAACGGAAAAAGGGGCGGATGGCCATAACATCCAGACGGAAATCCTGCAGGTCAGGATTGATTCCACGGTTTCTTCTTCAACGGGGCAAGAGGGAAGAATCCCCGTTGACCTGAGTGTGTCGCAGGAGGGATTGAAAGGCGAGGTGGATTTGACAATTGATGATACGGAGAATGATTTATGGGGAGGGTGGAAAATCAAACTGTCCAGGGCCACCAGGGGAGTATTGTCTCTTGCGGTCACTCCTGGAGGCGACGCGGAAGAATTGAGCTTTCGCGCACCCCTGCGGAAAAATGGAGAATACGTTGTGCTGGATTATGAATCTGGTTGGTCTGATGCCGTCAACGGTGTGAAGGCAGGCCTGTTTCTGCGGAATAATAAATTGGCTGTGGAGCTGTACGCAGACACGGAGCCGGATGGCTCTGATAATCTTATAAGCGATTCATGGACGGTGTTGGCTTGCGACAGCGACCACGCAATACGCCTGAGCCGGGACGAAAGCGGGAAAATCTATATCCAGCAGGGGGAATGGATTGTGACCTCCAAAATTTATTCACCAATAAATTAATAAAAATGAATTACGCAATATTCTGTTATAGAGAAGATTATAAATGCCTTGAATTGTGCGTTGGTCAAATCCGCCGCGTTGATCCTGATTGTACGATTTACCTGTTTGACGACGGAAAAGCTTCTCTCGCAAGAAAAGACATCCCCAAGGGAAGGGACATCATTTACAAAAAGACCTATTTTGAACGCAACAGGAACTTGAATGGCCTCGAATGTATCCGCGGTATGTTGTCCTGCATGCGTGATATCCCGGGCCGGGAGCCCATCATCAAAATAGACGCTGATACACTGCTGATGTCCCTTGAAGAAATACGGAAATCACTGTTTGAGCGCAGGAAACTGGCAGGGGGATATCAGTGTGCCGTTCCATTCGCCTGGTCCGGAGTATGTTATTGGGTAACGCGGAAATTCATCAGTGATGCTCTTGATGTCCTGGTAACGCGTGAATTCCCGACACGCAATCAGGATTATCCGGAGGACGTGACCGTTTCCAGGCTGGCCCTGTACCTGTACGGCCGCAAGGGGGTTGATGTCATTGAGTTCCAGGGAGGCAAGTACCTGATCGGCATCAGAACATGTGATTCTGGCCAGTTATCAAAGCTGGCGAAACTGGCCCGCCGCGTGTCTGCCGTTCACTGCGGACAGCAGGATTTTTATGAGCCGATCATCCAGCAATCAGGCTGTACCCTCCGGGAAGCTTGCGCCCGTATCATGTGGGAAATCCTTCACCCGGGTGAACCGGAAGGATTCAGGCTTTGAACAGATCCAGAATCATCTGGTTTTCCTCAAAACATTTCTTTCCCGTGCCGTATGTTTTCATGATTTGTTCCGGCGTCTTTTTCCGCGGTGTCTCCAGCTTTTTGACAGGGCGGCGCTTCATGGCTGCATGTTCCGTCTGCTGCATCATCAGGGAGGGCGGGAGTCCGCTCTCTGCAAGGAATTTGGAAGCAGCGCGGGAAATGGCCGCTTTATGCACGCCCAGTTTCCGCGCCCTCTGGGCCATGCGTTCATTTCCGAGCACGGACGTCAACCCCAGAGCGTATGCCACGCCGAATGCGGTGACATTGGGAGTGCGGCTGTTAATGACGTGATACAGGGCCAGGGACATGATCCGGATCATTTCAAGGGCGCGTTCCCGGAATTCGTTTTCCTGCTCCTGCCCTTCTTCCGGATACTCAAAATCCGTATGTGCTGTGTAGTATGACTGTTGCGGTTCCATGCTCGGTGTATTTACATATCAATATATAATGATACAATAATATGTAAAGAAGGGGATAATGGCAGGGATTTCACAGGCGGAACTTGCCCGGCAATTGGGCGTCAATAAAAGCACGATCACGTACCACGTGAAGCGTGGTCTGACGCATGCGCAAATCCGGGAGCTGATTGAAGCCAGGAGGAAGGAAAATCCAATTGCTGAACCTGCTTCTCCAGAAATTGGGAAAAACGCTCCGGAGGAAGGGGTAGCGGAACTGAGAAAAAGGAAACTTGCTGCGGAAATTACCTACAAGAATTTGCAGGCTGAACAGGCCCGCGTGAAGCTTGAAAAGGATAAGGCCCGGCTGGTGGACATGGAAGATGTGAATGAGCTTGTCGTACATCTGGCCAGTATTACCAAAGGCGTTCTCCAGGCATTTGAAAATAAACTGCCGGGGAAGCTGGAAGGATTGACGGCTGCGGAAATGGTTCCCGTGCTGCGGGAGGAAATCAAGGCCGCCCTGTATTACATTGCGGAAGAATCCAGGGCCCAGATCAAGATAATCAGCCGGGCGGAACAATGAGAGACGTTGAAAAGGCTGTCGGATTTCTGAATCTTTTCGCGGATAACGTATCCGCGGGAATGGACGTGGAGCCGATAGCATGGATACGTGAAAACGTGATAGACCAGCAATCGGCGCGGTCTACCCATATTGATTTTACGTTGAGCCCGTTTCTGCTGGAACCCATTGACAAATTCCTGAATGACGGCACGGTCAGGCACATTAACCTGATGGCTCCCACCGGTTCCGGAAAGTCGACATTGTTCGTCGGCTTGCTTAATTACCTCATTGCCAATGATGCGGGGAATACCTTAGTCGCTTTCCAGAATGAACAGGAAACCTCTGATTTCGCGGAAACGAGGCTTTTTCCCACATTCCGGGATAATAAGGCTTTAAAAAACTTGCTGCCGAAGAAAAGGCATGCGGCCAGGAAAACGGAGATCCTTTTTCCGCACATGAACTTGTGGATGGTCTCCGCTACCAAGGGGCAGTTGCAGTCGAAGTCCTGCCGGTATTTGATTGGTGATGAAATGTGGGCGTGGGAAAAGGGAATGGTCCGGGAGTTCCTGGCCCGCCACCATGACCGGTTCAACCGTAAAATCCTGATGGTTTCCCAGGGAGGGGACAAGGGGACGGACTGGGTGGACGAGTACGAAAAGGGCCGCATCCACCATTACCATTGGCAATGCCCCGGCTGCCAGGAGTGGAATGCCTATGACTGGCGGGATGTCATTTACAGCAAAGAAGAAAATATTGATTGGGAACGTTTTAAGGAATCCGTCAAAATGGTTTGTCCCCGGTGTTTGTACGAAATAGAGGATACTGTACACAACCGACGCCATCTGGCCGGCGGCGGCAAGTACGTGTTTTCCGGCAATACGAGTGCCTTGCCGGAGATCGTGAGCTACAATTTTAATGCTTTGGCCTGTTACTGGGTATCAGGGCGGATTTGGCCGTGGAATGGATACTGGCCAATAAAAAGAAGAGGAACGGGGATGTAGAACCGCTGAAAAAGTTTATCCAGAAGCGGCTTGCTCAAAATATTGTGGATTTGGGAGAGAAAGACGACGTGTTGAACATCCCGCTCACGGCGGAAAGCATGGAGGAGTACGCTGTGGAAAACGAACGGGCGCGCTTCTTAACGGTAGATGCCCAGAAAGGGCATTTTTGGCATACTGTTTACGGCGTGGATGCCGGAGGGGCTTTCCATTTACTTTCAGAGGGGCGTCTTGAAACGTTGGAGGATATTGAACGTAAACAGGCGGAGTTTAACGTGCCTGATCATTGCGTTGCTTTGGACTGCGCTTTTGATACGGATGCTGTGCGGAAGATATGCGGGCTTCATCACTGGTTTTCCATGAATGGGACGGTCAAGGAAGAATATGTGCACAAAATCAGGGGCCGAGGGGTTAAATTGATTTATGCGCCTCTTGAGCGGCACATGGTGGAGGGGATACAATGCCTTCATTTCAATTTTTCTTCCCAGCGGGCGAAGGACGTTCTTGCCGCGCGGATTAAATCGGGGCATTTCAAGGTTCCCCATGATGTTTCTGCCGAGTACATCAAGCAGATGCAGGCTGAAAGCAAACAGGAGTCCATAGACAAGCGCACGGGGAGGGTTTCTCTCAAATGGCTTGCGTCCGGCAATAACTCCCACATGTGGGACTGTTCCTGCATGGCGGTGATTTTTGCCATGATTCACCGGATGATTTAAGCGCAATGGGCGCGCACTAGTATATGATGATTCTGAGTCAGGCAGCCCCGTTTGACATGGCCACTACCAGCGGCATTGCCCAATCGGTGACGCTTCGTTTTGTGGACAGCTCCGGCGCCGCAAAAGATATTTCCGGCCATGAGTTCCGCTGTGCTGTCCGCGGCCCTGGCGCCGCCGCCATCAAATGCGAGCCTGTAGACGTCAATACGGCTCTTTTGTCGTGGAGCCCTCTCAAGGCCGGAACGCATGCTTATGACCTTTTCATGACCTCTCCTGATGGGGCGGAGCGCCCCTTGATTAAAGGGGAAATCCATGCCGCTTCCCGTGTTACGCCGCCGGGCAGTGAAGATGTGGTTACAATTGGAGACGTGAAAATCATGATTCCTGACGCCGCGGAAGGAGAGGTGAAAATTATTGATCCTTCCGTGGATGCTGCTGAACGGGCTGAATCCGCTGCTCAAGAAGCCTCAAATGCCAGGAACGACGCTCAGAATGCCAAAAAAGAAGCGGAAAAATCAGCAGAAAGAGCTGCGACATCCGCCACGGAGTCGGCTAACTCCGCGACGGCGGCCCAGCAGGCCCTTGAGGCCATACCTCAAGTAGATGATGCAGGCAACATGACGCTGGCCGGAGGTCTGACGGCGGCGGGGGCTATTAACGCCAATGGCGGCATCAATATGCCGCTGGCCGTGGGGGCAGTAACGGATACGTCAGCGGTCAACTTTTTTTATGCTATGGGTCTGGCAGGAGCCGTACAGGCGTTGATTCAGCCTCTGTACCTCAAAACCAGCTCCATGCCCGTAGTGGGGGCCGGCACTACTTCTGTTCAATATGCCGGACTTTATGCAACCAGTTCAACGTCGGTAGCCTCCGGATCTCCTGCACACAGTACGACCACGTTTACCTTTGAAGGGCCGCAGGGCCAGCATAATTACAGTTCTTTCGCGGGATTTTCGAGACCGCTGTCCGGTTCAACAGCGTCCAAATTTACCTTTGGATTAGGCCGCGGATCAAAAACGGTAAGAGGCGGCCTGACGATGGATTCATTTTCCATGATTCCGGGCAATAATCTGGCCGTCAATTACGGAGAGATTATCGACATCACAACCACAGCGGTCCGTGATGCTGTCCGGGGAGGTTACGTGCTTAGAGTGCGGGAGATTTATTACGTCTCTTCCGGTGATTCATGGCAGGTGAAAACTACGGAAAGTTTTATTCCCGCAACTCAAAACCACCCATTTCCCGCCTGCCTCAACAGGCTCATTTTCATGCAGGAGGGGCTTTCAAGCATGTCGTCATACGAGGGGAAAGCGTCGCTTTATATTGAGCTGGGGGGAGGGCAGACAAACACTTTGTTCAAAATAGCCGCCCTCAGAGGCGTTTCAGGATTCGAAGACGGAATGGGGTTCAGCACGTTGGTGGCGGATGTGGAAAATCCCAATTCCTGGACTTCCTCGGTTCGCACGGGAGCAGGCAGCCGCTACCTTTATGCCAATGGGTTGCGCAATCCAATGTACGCTGCATTGGAAGCAATGGCCGTCAATGCCATTGAATCCGAGGAAACAGCGGATTTTGTGGATGTAAATACCCCCTTAGAATCATGAATGCAGAAATACAACTTCAATTCCCCAAGCCAGGCGAATGGAGAGAATTCACCCTGACGCCCATCTATCAGGACAAGGGCGGTTATAGACCTCCGGCCCGCTTTAATCAGGACGAGATACCAGCCGACCATGCCCCGGCAATGCAGGCGGTAGTGGCCGCGTTGGTTGGATTGTCGGAGCCGTGGAAGCCGTTCAGGTGTGGGCGAGACTGAAAGAGTTTTATGCGCCGGAAGAGGATGATCCTGTGCGAACGGTGGAAACCGTGGATTTGACCGTTGAGGCCGTCAACCCGCAGGGCGGCCGGAGGGTGTTCACTTCCCGCGATTACCCGGTTTTTGTCCTCACGGATCCCGCCGCCGTGGCGTTTTTTAAGCATTTCACTAAACAATAAACCATGAACATCAATAAACAAGACATTGAAAAGGCCCTACAGGCGGCATCCGCCCGCTGGGGGAATTGGGTTAAGTACGTGATTGCCGCCATCATCGGCGCGGCGGCCGTAGCCGGTTACATCACCGTTAACGGGTGCGGGCACTCCGTGGACGTCACCCCGAACCGCGCCGAGGTGTGCAAGGACGGATCCTGCCTCGTCATTGAGCAGGGGCATATCTCCTATTCCCAGGCCCAGCCTGTTACGGACGTTCCGCCCGTTGTTCAGATCGTACCTTCCAAGAAATAAGGCCATGTGCAAACCCCTCAAGGAATATCTGGGAGTGATCCGCGATTATACGCGTGAGATCGTCACTTTCGGCGGTTTTGTGATAGCCGTGTTCATCTACCTGGATTTCCGCGAGGTGGTGAAGGAACAGGCTACCAACGCGGCCCATACGGCGGAGATCCTGCGGACGATGGATACCCGTCTCCAGCATTTGGAGAATTACCACCAGCAACAGCTTAAACAGCGAGATTAATTCCAACTGTAAAGTTTTTCTTACAAGTTCCCTTTATCTAATAGCCAATAGTTTACAATATGAATCCTACAGAAAGAAAGATGGCCGCGGCTATCCTCCGGTTTGAAGACAGCCGCGTTACCGGGCCGGATTCCCTGCGCGTTTCCCGCCTTCCCGCCGCCGACAAGGGCAGCAAGTGGGAGATTTGCGGCATTTGCGACGGTATTGAACCGGCCGTGTTTAACAGATTGAAGGCCCTGCTGGATGCCGGAAGACGTGAAGAGGCCTGGGAAGGTTGTCTCCAGTATGTCCTGGATAATACCGCCGCCGTGCGCTCCTGGCTGGGTTCCGACGTTTTTCCTGGCGTTGAATTCATCCTGCGTGACCATTATTTCAATTCCGGGAGCAGGAATACCGGGAAGATTTTGCAGCGCGCACTGAATATCCACGGCGCCGGTCTCACAGTGGACGGGATTGTTGGCCCCAGGACCCGGCAGGAGTTGCAGGACCAGCTGGCCGCTACGGGTGAAGCGGTGTTTTTGGTTGGGTTACAGGAGAAGCGTCAGGCGTTTTACCGCTCGTGTAAGCAGTTTTCCGTGTTCGGGAAGGGCTGGCTGAACCGCTGCGACGATGCGTTCAGCGTGGCGCAGGAGCTTGCGTAGGGTTATTTGTTTCTATCCACGCGCCCTATTTGAGGGGCGT
This region of Akkermansia muciniphila genomic DNA includes:
- a CDS encoding putative peptidoglycan-binding domain-containing protein encodes the protein MNPTERKMAAAILRFEDSRVTGPDSLRVSRLPAADKGSKWEICGICDGIEPAVFNRLKALLDAGRREEAWEGCLQYVLDNTAAVRSWLGSDVFPGVEFILRDHYFNSGSRNTGKILQRALNIHGAGLTVDGIVGPRTRQELQDQLAATGEAVFLVGLQEKRQAFYRSCKQFSVFGKGWLNRCDDAFSVAQELA
- a CDS encoding terminase gpA endonuclease subunit; the encoded protein is MEWILANKKKRNGDVEPLKKFIQKRLAQNIVDLGEKDDVLNIPLTAESMEEYAVENERARFLTVDAQKGHFWHTVYGVDAGGAFHLLSEGRLETLEDIERKQAEFNVPDHCVALDCAFDTDAVRKICGLHHWFSMNGTVKEEYVHKIRGRGVKLIYAPLERHMVEGIQCLHFNFSSQRAKDVLAARIKSGHFKVPHDVSAEYIKQMQAESKQESIDKRTGRVSLKWLASGNNSHMWDCSCMAVIFAMIHRMI
- a CDS encoding phage terminase large subunit family protein — translated: MRDVEKAVGFLNLFADNVSAGMDVEPIAWIRENVIDQQSARSTHIDFTLSPFLLEPIDKFLNDGTVRHINLMAPTGSGKSTLFVGLLNYLIANDAGNTLVAFQNEQETSDFAETRLFPTFRDNKALKNLLPKKRHAARKTEILFPHMNLWMVSATKGQLQSKSCRYLIGDEMWAWEKGMVREFLARHHDRFNRKILMVSQGGDKGTDWVDEYEKGRIHHYHWQCPGCQEWNAYDWRDVIYSKEENIDWERFKESVKMVCPRCLYEIEDTVHNRRHLAGGGKYVFSGNTSALPEIVSYNFNALACYWVSGRIWPWNGYWPIKRRGTGM
- a CDS encoding winged helix-turn-helix transcriptional regulator; this translates as MAGISQAELARQLGVNKSTITYHVKRGLTHAQIRELIEARRKENPIAEPASPEIGKNAPEEGVAELRKRKLAAEITYKNLQAEQARVKLEKDKARLVDMEDVNELVVHLASITKGVLQAFENKLPGKLEGLTAAEMVPVLREEIKAALYYIAEESRAQIKIISRAEQ